Proteins co-encoded in one Papaver somniferum cultivar HN1 chromosome 5, ASM357369v1, whole genome shotgun sequence genomic window:
- the LOC113279426 gene encoding uncharacterized protein LOC113279426, which translates to MVIHNSVLNKKGNIWMFWNKALPTPSVVSLSSQMITVSVGDTLISGVHAHVSVVHRRVLWSKMEAISALKKPWLVIGDFNTIISIDEKVGGRSPHRRSMLDFTECLDKCELIQAPHSGLQYSWSNGQQGTKRILCALDRAVYNQLWVQKYGNWNYKIGIRIASDHAPLLGGSNDIPKPLNCPKNFRKSGCLILDSWKCVFGDVHVKIKEAEKAVEESMSISDDSPFDVESLNTLVDAENIFNSREVKLQTLLNQKAKIDWVKDGAANTAFFHTNL; encoded by the exons ATGGTTATTCATAATTCAGTACTAAATAAAAAGGGGAATATTTGGATGTTCTGGAATAAAGCATTGCCAACTCCATCTGTGGTTTCATTATCAAGTCAAATGATTACTGTCAGTGTTGGAGATACTCTTATATCAGGTGTGCATGCTCATGTTAGTGTTGTTCATAGAAGAGTGTTATGGTCAAAAATGGAAGCAATAAGTGCTCTAAAGAAGCCATGGCTAGTGATTGGTGATTTTAATACTATAATTTCTATTGATGAAAAGGTTGGAGGGAGAAGTCCTCATAGAAGAAGTATGCTTGATTTTACTGAATGTTTGGATAAGTGTGAATTGATTCAAGCTCCTCATTCAGGGTTGCAATATTCTTGGTCAAATGGTCAACAAGGTACTAAAAGAATTTTATGTGCATTGGATAGAGCAGTCTATAATCAGTTGTGGGTGCAGAAGTATGGAAACTGGAATTATAAAATTGGTATCAGAATTGCATCTGATCATGCTCCTTTATTAGGTGGTAGTAATGACATTCCAAAGCCACTAAATTGTccaaaaaatttcagaaaaagtgGTTGTCTCATCCTGGATTCATGGAAGTG tgtgtttggAGATGTTCATGTCAAAATAAAAGAAGCTGAAAAAGCAGTAGAAGAATCAATGAGTATTTCAGATGACAGTCCTTTTGATGTGGAATCTTTAAATACTTTGGTTGATGCTGAAAACATTTTTAATTCTAGAGAAGTTAAGTTGCAAACTTTATTAAATCAAAAAGCAAAAATTGATTGGGTCAAAGATGGTGCAGCCAATACAGCATTTTTTCATACAAATTTATAG